One Anopheles marshallii chromosome 3, idAnoMarsDA_429_01, whole genome shotgun sequence genomic region harbors:
- the LOC128713532 gene encoding uncharacterized protein LOC128713532, producing the protein MCNCCKCIFSCWEDFYWNCIEEKFCFDESLVNYDPDEDEHAAKSRNKNGYYGGAAGDSGENNNAPICRQPGVSSGGSIARNMSMSSKIHEDDLRREIQTNVPMLAPEVMAIFANSQIFQSSAPPKQQTSKATSPASVKFAISDSGSPIEVTPVGNTAGKQGNDETLREDGAGGRELSSDKLLQRLEGTTTTTTTTSGSLSDERDSRVVVIPAIVEEEDVSDELSGDSEVVLRPPRNFSDLSLSKSIPSNKTIGLLQAEMPYFAIRPASENDIFTISSGAGGVSGGGSGGAGGAGGSTYNSISMTPEVPAISYSNLPKNYLETPVIEKYRESVSLYSIQTAGINRQSQTDDLSMPRYYGKSDLFVSGIDRANSRSADAVEVDHSDDGSGSLSLSSSSLAKGRSRNVERSKRLMNLRTALPPLNLGLVRGSSASNLRDRREDRESRERDKSTKPKEGLRV; encoded by the exons ATGTGCAATTGCTGCAAATG tatttttagCTGCTGGGAagacttttattggaattgtATCGAGGAGAAGTTCTGTTTCGACGAATCGTTAG TAAACTACGACCCGGATGAGGATGAGCATGCGGCTAAGAGCAGAAACAAGAACGGATATTACGGTGGTGCGGCGGGTGACTCGGGAGAGAACAACAATGCACCGATCTGCCGGCAGCCGGGCGTTTCGTCCGGTGGAAGCATTGCCCGCAACATGTCCATGAG CTCCAAAATACACGAGGACGACCTGCGACGTGAGATTCAAACCAACGTTCCAATGCTGGCACCGGAAGTGATGGCCATCTTTGCTAATTCGCAAATTTTCCAGTCCAGCGCACCGCCGAAGCAGCAGACGTCAAAAGCGACCTCGCCGGCGTCGGTGAAGTTTGCCATTTCCGATTCCGGTTCACCGATCGAGGTGACACCGGTGGGCAACACCGCAGGCAAACAGGGCAACGATGAAACGTTGCGCGAGGATGGCGCCGGCGGTCGGGAACTGAGCTCCGATAAGCTGCTGCAGCGACTCGAAG gtactactactactactactactaccagcGGCAGCCTGTCAGACGAACGTGACAGCCGAGTCGTCGTTATTCCAGCCATCGTGGAGGAGGAAGACGTATCAGACGAGCTGTCGGGTGATTCGGAGGTCGTGTTGCGACCACCACGTAATTTCTCCGACCTGAGCCTTTCAAAGTCGATTCCCAGCAACAAGACGATAGGCCTTCTGCAGGCAGAAATGCCATACTTTGCGATCCGACCGGCTAGTGAGAATGACATATTTACGATATCttccggtgctggtggtgttaGCGGTGGCGGTAGTGGTGGAGCTGGTGGTGCCGGAGGTAGTACGTACAACTCTATCAGTATGACACCGGAGGTTCCGGCCATCTCGTACTCGAACCTGCCGAAGAACTACCTAGAGACGCCCGTTATCGAGAAGTACCGGGAATCGGTCAGTCTGTACTCGATCCAAACGGCCGGCATTAACAGGCAGTCGCAGACGGATGATCTATCGATGCCGCGGTACTACGGCAAATCGGACCTGTTTGTGTCCGGAATAGATCGAGCCAACAGTCGCAGTGCCGATGCGGTAGAAGTAGACCATTCGGATGACGGAAGCGGTTCGCTGTCGCTTAGTAGCAGCTCGTTGGCGAAGGGACGCTCCAGAAATGTGGAACGTAGCAAGCGCCTGATGAATCTACGCACTGCACTACCTCCGCTGAATCTGGGACTCGTTCGAGGTAGTTCAGCATCAAATTTGCGCGATCGGCGCGAAGATCGCGAATCACGGGAACGTGACAAATCGACCAAACCGAAGGAAGGACTACGTGTTTAA